actcTTCAAAAGACAATGCTCTTAAAGGGTTACATTTTTCTGCCAATTTTTTAAGCACTAGATGATCTAAATCCTACAACAGGTGGAAACAATTCAataataaatgggaaaaattaCTCCAAAACCAAGGCTGCAGAATAGCAGACAATTAGTTAGGATTTTTAGCTCCTCTGATAGGAAGAGCATATGGAAGCATCGCGTTTCTCCTGACGACCCTTACCTCTGCCAGCAGTGTGAGTGCATGATGTGTCCGCAGCTGCCCGTGTGCGTGCCGAACGATAGGTCAGGGTGCATGAACAGAGGGTCATACTTATCTGCAACAAAAACACGACGCATCCGTTAAAGCGAGCGCCGCATTTACATGCTGCGACGACCCAAAGACGCCGCGTATAAAAAGACGTGCCTGGGCTGTGTGGCGGTCTCTGCGGTTTTGGACATGACCGTGGAGCGCTGGACGCAAAGCAGCGAGCACCATGGCTTTGCCGTCGATCCTGATTTCCTGCTCCTCCTGACACAGGATGCACGTCACCACCTGTCTCCTCTCACTGCCGCCCGCACGCCACCGCCGAGGGCCCACACAGACCAGCGTGCTATCACACGTACTGGGGCTATCGAGAGAAAGAGATTAGAGGGAACTCGTGTTTGATCCGTGATATTTTTCCGGGCGGACGACGCGTGCGTACCTGTGCTCCAGagtggaggaggtggagggtCGAGCTCATCCAGGCTCTGCTGGAACAACTCTTTGTTCTCGCTGATGAAGTGTCTTTGCATCTCTGACATCTGAGCCATGATCTTTTCCCTCCGGAGCCGCGCCATCTCCGCTTTCCTCTTCCGCTCTGCCTTATCTTTATCCCGCAccgtctgcacacacacacacacatccggtGAGACAACAACGCAGCTTTAAACAGTTGTGATGCAAACGTGTTAGGCTTTCTTCCGCTCACCTCCTCTTGACTGTGCCCTGAGCTGTCACTAGGGGGCGCACTGGCCGTGCACTCCCGCGTGGTTTTGATGCTGGCCACTGTCTGCAGATGCACAGTATGAAAATTTAACACCTTCATAAGGATTAGATTTGAAAtacttttacaaataaatgttatttgtattttctatcataaatacattaataacattaacagttaatttgcaaaaacataacttaaacatgctttgttttttttcactgcacATACCAATTcatcttaattaaaatgcagctgggttattttgattaggttaaaaataactaaaacatacAGCTAACtgacaataaaagtttttttttttttttttttttaaaaggagtttagtttttataaactctacatatttaactaaaaaatatatacctaaaatataataataataataataataataaatattatacacactTTATGTCTCTTGTACCAAACAAGTTCGAATAaactatcaaaaataaaacaaatctattaaaaaaatattgtaaataaatgctttgtttccataattatgcaaaaatcaatttctgtagaaaaaaaggatttaatcCTTTTTTGAATTAATGTTGTCAAATTTCATGAGAaatatgtgaatgtgtgtgtgtgtgcatgcgttttagtttttttttttttgctgcccTCTCTTGGTTAGCTGAGACATTTACAAATTCATTCTAGTAACATGTGGCTTTGTAATATGATTCTGGATCAGCTTTACCTTAAGGATCCAGCGGATCATATCCTTGTGCACCTCCAGATGAGGAGCGTTCTGCAGGGTTTCCAACAGAGCCAAGATACTGGGAGTGTTAGCAGGAGCCTCACCTGGTCCTACAATGAACAGATTCAATCAGCTcgactcagtgtgtgtgtgtgtgtgtgtgtgtgtgtgtgtgtgtgtgtgtgagaggaaagAACGAAGACATACTGGAGATTTTGAGAGTGAAGTTGAAGTTGGTATCGTGATCTTCTGCGCTGCCGATGAGATGCTGCTGTTCTTCCACCAGGCCCATGCCTATGAGATGCAGCACCTGTGGGACATGTTCATACTGTGTTCTAACATCATGACACAAATTTACACCTATTTCAAATAATCCAGTGATGTAAACACTTTCCAAGTGAGCGGCACTCGAGAAGTATACATTAGGCGAGTGCTGATGCCAATTATCAAAAATGATGCTCTTATATGAGTGCGAGGTCCAGTTTGTCTCCCTGACACACAGACGTACCCTTTGAAGCATGGACTCAGACCAGTGCCCCCCGCTGGGCTCCATCGCCCACTGCAGCACAGCTCCCAGAATCCCCAGCAGCACGTCACACTGCAGTATGTTCACCAGGCTGGCAAACAGCGGGCAGAACCGAGGCAGAACGGGTGGAGGCAGAACTAGAACAAATTAACACAAGAAAATCTGTTTTAACACATCATATAACATCAGGGCGCCCAATTAATCAGAATAAACCAAAACACATTAATTGGTGAAGACTGcacttaaaatgaatacatgtgTAAACAGCTAATTGTCCACTCGTGTCTATAGCctttcatttgcattaaatagaGGTCAGTGCTTGTAAAACACTTAAGTGGTCGTTTAGATTTTTACCCACACTTAATGTATGgctgtgtgcatatgtgtgttgtgtgtgtgtgtgtgtgtgtgtgtgtgtgtgtgtgtgttaacttAGTACCTGAGTCTTCCCCATTTTgcctctttatttttctttgggCCTCTTCAGCCTGAAggccaaaaataattaaataaatataaatataggtgtaaaaacatacaaaaaggtttttaatcaTTCTCAACAATTGCTCTTTATGGGTTTTGAAGTCGATAATGCAGTGTTACCTTAGACTGGTCAGCTCTGGAGTAATGGTGGAAGTAAAGGTTGAACATCTTGGCACACTCCGGCCTGAGTTTATAAAGTCCTCTACCAGTCACACCAGGCTTCCTGTTCAACACAATTCCCCAAAGCTACACACAGACCAATTCAACCCTTTGGATAAAACTCTTTTATTCGGGACACTCACTTAAACAAAGCCACACTGTCAATGACCCTCTCCATGCCGGTTTCCTTGTTCTCCTGTGTGAAGAAAGGTGTGCAAAATTGATTAGctaccagtaggtggcagtcaAATACAGGTGGCACTCATCACCTGCTTTGACATCAACATGTGAGGCTTGACTTACGTTCTCAGGCAGAGCTTTGACCAGCTCGCTGTGGGCCATGGGGCGAATGCATAGCTGGTGAACGATCTCTCTCCTTATCTCGTCAGAGCACTCCACCTGACCAACACCTGCTGTATATCGCTCCCCTGCAGGAAAGACAAATCACAGCATGAATCTAAGCAAAGCATCTAGGATATCAAATAAGCTTAATAGGATGCATCTTGAGAAATATTCACTCACCCACGATCATAATGACCAGATGCAGCATCTCCTCAATTAGTGTGTTATTCTGTTGAACCacatcctgagagagagagagagagacacagagagacacacagaaagagagagagacagagagagagagagagagagagagagagagagagacagagacagagagacagagagagacagagagagagagagagagagagagagagagacagagagagagagagagagagagagagagagagacagagagagacagagagagagagagagacagagagagagagagagagacagacagacagagagagagagacagagagagagagagagagagagagagagagagagagagagagagagagagagagagagagagagagacagacagacagagagagagagagagacagacagacagagagagagagacagagagagagagagagagagacagagagagagagagagagagagagagagagagagagagagagagagagagagagagagagagagagagagagagacagagagagagagagagagagacagagagagatattaCTGGCAATAGAAATGAGTGCAAGCAGAGACAAATCAAGTAAAGCGAAAAGAAATGGGGACAAAAAGTGGTTTGGAGGCAAGCAGACCTTGTTAGCGTTCTCTCTGCTGTATCTCTTTCTACAGTCTGCTGAGCTGAAGATATGATAGAGCTCAAAACGACTTAACATGATCATCAGGAAGTGGTTTGGATCCATCATGGAAGCGCCAGCCTAAATCCAACAAAAGCATGAATATGAACTTCTACTTAGCATAATAGAAAATGATTCAAATTGTGCTAAAAGGTTTCTTGTAGTTTGCTTTTATGATAAATAAAGCACATTAGTGCCAAACTGATCATCTCCATAGATTCTTATTTCTCTACAATTGCtacaatgttttaataattaaaactacagtGTTTCAGCGCATTAACCAAAGGATTTTAGtgaatatatgctgtatgtgtatacatatacacacacctctgatgcgattaatcatttgacagcattaattaaaatgaaatccatttctttctttaacgGAAATTGATTTTTGCATGTACAACTATAACTAAATGctactgttttcattttaaaaattaaatacattttggtgAGTACTTTTGAAATTCAATATCTTCAGGCTACCGACCTGAAGCATGCTGAGGTCTTTATCGAACATCTCCACTCTACACTTCACATTGTGATAATAATAGATCTGCAAGAACAATAAGAAAAAGCAcagtacatttaataaaaaggcaTTAACAGTAACATCAACACAAAAGGCAATTAATAGTAATAACGCTGCTAAACGTCTTGACTATtaacataaaactaaatgtaaaagctTCTACCTGATTGACTAAAGAGAAGCCATTTCTTCTCCACATTCCAGCATGCACCTGGGCACAGAGTACAAGGCAGCGAAGAGGATGCTCGATCAACATGGGTGGACTCAGTTCACTCTGCGAAAGACAAAAGAGGCCTCAGAAATCACGAGACTTATTTGCACCAACCATCATGAAGCAAACCCCCCAAACTTACCAATGGCAGCTGCTCAGGGAATCGATAGGCAACCTCAGTGTTGCTCAGCAGAGCATGTAAACCTAACAGGAAGAAAGGGCACTGAGGTTTAGCTAATATGTGGTGAGGTTACCTCCATTCCACAAACACAATGAGAATTCAAAGAACTCTACCAGACTAAACGGGGCCTTTCACACCGCTTTAGCTACAGGATTAAAAGTACAGTACTGAAGTATTGGAATGATTTTGCACCAACAGTGGATACTAAGAAGTGACGCAAGCTGGTTGACAGCAAAATCATTTGTGCACAGCGTtcaacaacagaaacaaaaagcGTTAAGAGGAGGACGGAGGCCGCTGTGTTAAGCGATTGAAAAAACAGAAAGGAGGACAAAGAATCTCTGTGCTACATGTCATTGAGGCTGATAGAAGCAGAAAATGAGGTAGACTTCAGGTAAATGCagtttataaaagaaataaactgatACAATGTTTACACAGTGAGGGCATTTTCGTACACGTTTATCCAGTCAGCTTACACTTACGTCACTGATACCCTTCTAGTACTTTTTTAAACCCTACTCTGAAGTAGGAGCTAATTTAGTTCCTCCATATGGAGTTTCTGGAACTAAAATCATTCCTAGTTCCTGTGGTGTGAACACAAAGCGGGTAGCTCGGTGCGGTGCGAGAGGcctcattctcaaaactttgtAGCATGTATACGAGCATGTCGGACTGACCTGCTAAAAGCCGGGACACGGGCAGGTGTATGCTGACTTTCTCCTGAGAGACGCAGTAGCGGATGGTGTCGACGGAGTGGCCGCACATGCTGAGGGTTATGGGCTGCTCCCCATCTGTGAAACCACTGTGGCAGTGAGTCAGCGCACTCAGGCACTTCTTATAGGCTTCGATCAGCACTCGCTCCTGTACATGCGACAAATAACAGACTTGATCAAGGTCCcatggtgcattgtgggaactTAAGTGACTAACAGAGTACTTGCATCACTGGCACACCACTCCTGCATCATAGAGATGATATGTGTGAGCTTCATCTGTAAGGTGAACGCTGCCTCCCATTCTGGCTCCATCTCTATGTGCTGCCCTACCTGACGCACTACTGGGTCCATTCCCTGCAAAgtacgcacacgcacacacacacagctgtttcAGTGCCCAGTTTCAAATATCAATGACACTgatcagtaaaaaaacaaaaatcagtaTAGTCACCTGCATGCATTTTAACAACTCCAAGAAAGCATCGAAACCTTCCAGATACTTTTCCCTGAGTTGGTCGGTCCACTCTGTTGGACGGCTGATCAGGACATACCTGCATCGAAGAGAGATACATCCTGACAAACGTCTCAAGGAATGGGAATTTTAGACACAAAAGGGCCACATACACACTGTGACATGATTCCCTGAAAACTGCAGGTAGTGACAACTATTTATAGAAATTCTATTCTACAGAACTGAATGGCTAGCCGTTTAAACATGCGTTGGAAATGTGAGAATCAAGAAAATAACAGTCTTAATCTTAGCACATTTTGATACAGGATAGGTGCGCTCACAAGCCCTCCCGGTGTAGTGTCAGTGTTGCCAGATGTGCataggaagaagaaaaaaaaaaaaaaaaggcataaaaacacaagttcaagttcgagaaaaacaaaagtgtgatgacaaaaaaaaaaacaaacaaaaaacaaaactcttgCATATCGGCAACAGACAATTTTATTAACTCTGTATGAGACAGAACCAAACAACATGCCTAAAAGCGCTAAGGTCATGGCAACCGTTCAAGGCAACGCTTGCTAAAGCAGCCTCCCAAGCATAAACACAACAACACATCTATCAGCGAAAGTGTAGTTTAAAACCCACAGACAAAAAAGTCAGACACCAAATAGCTAATTATTCTTCACTCTTGCAAGATGCCCAAATAGCCACTTTGCCACTGATGGGCCAGTGCATGCCAGTGCTTTAAATGGGCCAGCCGGGGCTAATAGCCACAGACCTGTAGCACCCTACTTATTCAGTGGAAtcgttttttgtttatttgtagtcACAGTATacgtcatttaaaaaaacaacaatcatttctttattttttttttccatcaaaaatatcacCCGTAGGAGCTCcgcaaacattaaacattattatgaaatgaactaaaatcatttaaaatatttcatcatgATTAAATCGCATGACTGTCATGAATTAATTTGTGATTAACTGCAATCACTTGtgttacaatgaaaaaaaaaaaaaaaacccctgttaaatgaatgtgaaaacaaTAAATCTGACAGAGCATAGATGAGACTTATGAAAGAAAAGGcgttaataaatacacaatcgTGACGGTAAAAAGTTAACATATGATTTATGGATTTACTATAGTCTTTTGCACCggttaaaaatatttctgcctTGTATGGTGATCACTATTCACATCGGATCTCAAACAGGAGTTATTTCAAACACTCGCTGCTGTCTGAAATTGAGTTGAGCTAAAACTAGAAGTCTAaagctaaactaaaactaagTCTTTGACACTGGTATATAGCTGTTTACTTTCTGCAATGATCTGCAATGCTGACGCTCTCAAGGCAAAGAGCAATGCCGCTTTTCCCCCAAACCTCTCCTCTAGGCCTTGCTGGCCCACAGTTTTTTGGGTTGTCACTCCTAAGACTTGCAAGCGTGTACAcggccattaaaaaaaaatgtttatgaagtCCGTCCTGTGCAAGTGGGCGAACACGCTCAGTATCTTACTTGAGGTCTCCTATAAGGCTCTGGACTCGGCGGAATTTGAAGGCCTGTTGTGCGGTGTATCGTTCAAACTGGAAGCGGCCCTGCAGGTCTCTGTGTCTGAGGTGGTCCATGAAAGTGCGGATGATGGTGGTCATCAGGTTCTCTTCTGTGATCAGCATCCGCGCCtggaaaataaatcacatacacCACTGTCACATCTGACAGAACGACCGCTGGAGGGTCGGGTGGAGAAGATGTGAAAGATTTACtggaagaagagaaaacaaacgAAAGCCAGGGAAAGGGAGgaggaaagagaggagaaaGCAGATGTGGAGGTGCAGAGAAAAAGTAAAGACAGGGAGAGACACGGGGGAAATGAGAAAGAGAACAAGAACAAGAAGAGTTTGTGGAGAAACCAAAAATATTGGTCCAGAAATACATTTCTGGTCTTGGCAGAACTAAATAATTTACTGAATTTATATCAGTACTTCTCCACTGATGCAAGGTGACTATGTCAAGCTACAACAAAAACCCGCCAGCTGATATCTTGATCTACAATTCTGGTTTGAAGCGTGAACAAAACATCTCTAAAACATCATTTGATGACTGCATACTAACTTTTAATAAACTGTCAAGTAACTTTACATTCCCCTCAAGAAAGCCATCCAATGTCCATATTAGTcatctacaaaaaaatatatatatttaacaatactCCTAGAATTTATGTactattttacaaatttaatatattctttACCTGTTAGTAAGGtcttgtttattatgtttaagtgccttttttcatgaaaaaagttatggtaaatttaaatatttgcatttcaacTACAACAAATTATaccattatataattattaataaaaattttgacTTACAAGTTGTGCAACTTTGCATACAACTCGGTGTTTACTGTTGACTATTAATTGCTTATACAATTTTTCTATTTGACTATCTGAAAACCTAAACCTAAGAAccaagagtaaaaaaaaaaaaaaaaacatgtatagggaagagaaagaatgaaaaggaaaagaaaacaagagacCAAACCCCCGAAAATCCTCACAGCAGGCCATCGCTCCCTGCACATACTTACCAGAGAAGGCACGGTGAACATTTGCACAGAAAGATCAGTGACGGAGAACTCCCTGTCATGGTCGTCCTTCACGTAGTCGCTCTGCAAGCGCTCATAGTTCTGCAGGCAGTGGTGAAGGaggcagaggagaggagaaagaggcagaagagagaggagaggtgTGTGGGATTGACGGTACTCACCACAGTAGGAGCGGTGAAGAGCTGCACTGACAGAGAGGTCACTGACACTACACGCTCGTGATCGTCCTCCATAAAATCTGTCTGGAGGCGCCGGTAATTCTAAGGGAAGGGGGAAGGGGCAGATTCACCTTccgggtcagaggtcaggggCATCTGAAGTTACATCCCCCGACTCGGCTCTGTGTCTGGCGCATACGGCTTGAAGTTACACCGCGGCACTGGGGCACACGTGGAGCCGGGGGACTCGAGCTGAAGCTAAACTTTCTGGAGTTGTTCAAACTACCCGAGTCAGGGCCCTACGGTTTCTGCTTTgtggaaaacacaaacaactgAGGAATGGAGGCgtaaaaaatgctatataaccGATTTATACAAAACATGAATAACTAAATCAAAAGCAGGGCTGTACACTTACAATCATATTCTTAATGGTTTGTAACGATTGTGTCATTTTCAGCTTCTGCAGTCTCATATAAGGACATGAACTTAATCTAAAAAGCTCTtcagcagctttttttttttaaaaacacacacgcacagaaacCCAAAGGTCTTCACTACAACCCACATCAAAAGTTTGGGTTAACTTGAGAGAAATCTCCCCATTATATAGtagaatatacataaaataaagttttctaaaaatttaattttaacaatgtttctACACTTtcccccaaaaataaaagcaagtgttaaattttaattggattacattttaaaaatgttatgctttCTTTTCAATTCCATCTATTTTTCATAAAACCTAAAACTACAATAAGACCAAcgcagctttatttatttatttttagtaaattattaaattaaggaggaaaaaaatacaatccaGAAATATTAAAACGGACACATTTGAGcgcatgaatgaataaaagcagATTTCATAGGGCCCTACATCAGAGTGCACTCTAAGAGAGATTTCTTGCGGTCACAGCATGACTCGGTCGGTCAGAAGACCGCAGCTGGCAGCAAATCAAAGACAGCTAGAGCAGCTCTGCTAAGTCATAGTATCTCTCTCTAttacacatgctctctctctctctctccgagaCGATACCCCTCGCTGAACAGGGCATGGCCGCTCAAACTCTTATCCTCCCAGATCAGCTGAATCAAACTGAGTGTGAAGTGAAAGTGAACTGGATATTCAAGTGTcaaagcacttttagcatagcttagcatagatcattgaatccaattagaccagtagcatcacacaaaaaaaacaactatttaaaacttgacactTCTATAATTATACTATGTACTAAGCCcgtcagaaaatgaaaagttggaATTTTCTAGGCCGATGAGATCAGGAATTATACTCCCATTCTTGTGCAATCAAATTTGCTGCCATAACATGACCGCATCAGGCACGGTTTTATCACGTAGTCCCCAAAAAACAGCCAGACAAtaggaaaaattatttttaaaacgcgatgctactggtctgaTTGGATTCAATCATTTATGCTAACCCATGCTAAAtgtgctatcaccagacccggagatcgaaTGGATTCagaaatggtaaaactcaacttactGACTACAACTGGGGGaattggagaatgagcctatttccaaaaaaagtggagtgttcctttaacaagTATGCCTAACACTAATACagaagcttgtttctgccattcaataaatgaagtaaaataaaggtgacttctcacaattctgacatttGCTAGATAATtgtaaatttttaaagaatttttagaAGAGACAACCGATTTATTTTTCCATCCCATTCCTTAGGTATCacgaaaatgcaaatttatgagTAATGTGAAAAATTCTCTTTACTTTTTGGGGCTTTATGTGGTTTACTCTTAATATAAGAGTATGCCATAGTAAAATGAAGCCTTACCTTTGCAAACTGGATTGCGAAAAGTTTCTTGTACTTTGTATCCATGAGTAGGCTGCTCATAAAGAGCTGATGGTAAACATTTCTTGCTCCTGCAGGAAACAAGATTAGATACTTGGATTATAACTTAACTTGGAGAATCTCACAAAATCCATCATGAAAATGTTCTAGTCatgattcattttgttttaaagtatataataCATCTACATCAGCATTTAGTTAATACTAATTAACATACTTTCTATAGGGTTAgttgcttttaattaaatatagtttCATATACAAGTTTATGTAATGTGAAACAAGGAGACAGAATGGAAAGACGCTCAACtaaaaataatggaaataaaaatgtaaaacatacagATATGACGGTAATGAGACTTGGAAGGGAAATCAGTCTTGTCAGtcatgaaatgcaaataaataaaaacttttcttgAATACTAAACATCAAAATCTGTTTTTCTATTGGGGTAAAGTGTGATCTGAACATGCTTTCATGGCATTCACTGGGCTGCGTGTTTCTCGAATGCTGTAATATCTCAGTGTAGCTGATGCCAGCACACTCTTTCATTCACCTTTCCACATCTTGGAGTCACAAAGCATTAGAGTGTCCACCAGAGAAGAGTTCTCTCCCTCCGGTCCTCGCTGCAGACCCACCTGACACAGGATTCTTCTCAGAGCATCTGATAGGAACAGCAATAAACTCAGGTACTCATTCTTCAAACACTGACAAAAGGCACACTGCTACGTTAAAGTGGTAAGTGACAAATCAAATTTGCTCTGATCATCTGACATAAGAAGACTATTAAGGACTTACAATTAAATCCTCCTGCAAGTTTTATAGATTAAAACATCCTCCtcgttatatatacatagtgcAAAGCGTCAAGTGTTTGTGccacatttacaaaacattgcTTTGAACAAAATCATGGAGAGTCTGCAATGAAGCACTCAACCGTATTGGATCAGCAGCAGCTCAACACCAACCATAAGTAGATGTTTTCATAAAGCTTGGTCTCTAAATGgcagttttaaatgtaaaatgatttctaaacaCTCTTGGGTAATATCAAGATGGCGTTTCATAAAATGATATGAACAGTGGCCATTTACTGACGAGCCTGAAAGGGGCTGACCATCAAAGAGAATACGAGTAGATCTTGTTAGTAAAGCCAGTTCTTCGATTAGCAAATGTCCATCACCTCTTCTGAAATGAAGCCATAGATCACTGACAGGTTATGCAATATAGCGTTCATTTTCGCAGGTGATCCACTGaagtagcttgtcagtgatctacggctctgcGTATTAACTGCCGTTTGCATTCAACACAGCTACTGGAGATTTACCAAATGAACGAGTctactctgaatcattgaaatgagtcgCGTTTAAAACTAATACCAAACAGTTGATGTCAACATCAAACATACTGTCTGCCCGCTTGGCGTTTTCGCATTgagctgaatgaaaatgctaattcaatCTTTGCCACTAGATGTTGCTTTTAGAgctgtaaaaaattttttttaaaaaataaaagaaatagtgGTTTcctggtaacgctgtacacaaagcggcactgcactcacaaacactgcttcagGCATGATGAGatgacaatattattataatatgcatattataagacaatgaaagtgtttttttgaccttgcatgcatgtcaacctgttgttggagactcccaaaaccaacaTTTGAACCTTTCATAAACCATAATATTGGCACTTTAAAGCAAAATTTATTGCAAAAGAATTAAATGGAATGAATTCaaatgagagaaaacaaaaaacaaaaaccaaagcCAGATAAAGATGCAGAAACTGACCCGAGTATCTGATGATTTGGCCGAGCCAGGTGAGAGCTTTGAGTGCAAAACACTGATGAGCCACTACAGACGAGTGCATGACTTGAACCCGCAGGGGTTTCGTCTGCCGACTTGTGTTCCTCTGCAAAACACACgttcaaaaagcaaaacaaaaagtgttttagatGATTGGCAAGGTGTGTTATAATGTCAGTCTGTGGGAGATTCTTATGTGTCTTTGCaaaagtttcatatttttggCAATAACGATAATAAGAAATAGTTATGATCGTTTAACCAATAACAACTATCACTCTTGTTTGTAATCTATGTATTATTGCCTGATGCTAAAATTGTTCCATTCAAATTGGGGAGTATTTCTCcatatttagttaaatatcCTAATTAATCAGAACTTAAGGTACAAAGAGCACCAAAAAAACCAACACGTTAAGCTTTACATCCGAGGCAAACTTGTGATTGTTTAGGACTCACCACAATAACAGATTTGGCCTGCTCGCAAAACTGGAAGTCCCCAAAGCGCACAGACTTCCTGCCCTGAATGCAGTGAACAGAAGTGATCAATAAACAAACGCAAGAACAAGCTGTGCTTAACCTTAAGCCGAAACGCACTGCACGGTTTCGGCTGTCTCAGGCTAAAGGCTGGCATCGTGAAACAAAGGCAGGGGTTTCTGATTCGCCACAATTGTTTCACAAATCCAATCCCTCGTCTGGGACAGCTGAAAAACACGCAGTGCATTCCTGGCTTCAAGCCTGAACTAACAGCAGGTGAACTTACATCTCTGTCCACAGTGGTGGCGAAGCTGACGGCCTCTTTCTGGGTGCAGTTCACAGCTTTCTGTAGTGTATAGATGACCTGCTCGTAC
This genomic interval from Puntigrus tetrazona isolate hp1 chromosome 5, ASM1883169v1, whole genome shotgun sequence contains the following:
- the LOC122345544 gene encoding E3 ubiquitin-protein ligase UBR2-like isoform X2, producing the protein MAAAETDRDAPSALCSEFLNFSAKDTAAKWLQVSNLPKEVYQHLACYVPKIYCLGPNLNPQNEDLLAQLLLQSPLEWYLCGEEPSLGLAKLEQNNQPSQLCGHVFKVGEPTYSCRECAADPTCVLCMQCFLGSVHKEHRYRMTTSGGGGFCDCGDTEAWKKGPYCQKHEPNISDSSQKDPLANLSDEMIARTYNVFSIILKYAVDMLTWEKEDELPEGLEPPARGDTYYCMLFNDEVHTYEQVIYTLQKAVNCTQKEAVSFATTVDRDGRKSVRFGDFQFCEQAKSVIVRNTSRQTKPLRVQVMHSSVVAHQCFALKALTWLGQIIRYSDALRRILCQVGLQRGPEGENSSLVDTLMLCDSKMWKGARNVYHQLFMSSLLMDTKYKKLFAIQFAKNYRRLQTDFMEDDHERVVSVTSLSVQLFTAPTVARMLITEENLMTTIIRTFMDHLRHRDLQGRFQFERYTAQQAFKFRRVQSLIGDLKYVLISRPTEWTDQLREKYLEGFDAFLELLKCMQGMDPVVRQVGQHIEMEPEWEAAFTLQMKLTHIISMMQEWCASDERVLIEAYKKCLSALTHCHSGFTDGEQPITLSMCGHSVDTIRYCVSQEKVSIHLPVSRLLAGLHALLSNTEVAYRFPEQLPLSELSPPMLIEHPLRCLVLCAQVHAGMWRRNGFSLVNQIYYYHNVKCRVEMFDKDLSMLQAGASMMDPNHFLMIMLSRFELYHIFSSADCRKRYSRENANKDVVQQNNTLIEEMLHLVIMIVGERYTAGVGQVECSDEIRREIVHQLCIRPMAHSELVKALPENENKETGMERVIDSVALFKKPGVTGRGLYKLRPECAKMFNLYFHHYSRADQSKAEEAQRKIKRQNGEDSVLPPPVLPRFCPLFASLVNILQCDVLLGILGAVLQWAMEPSGGHWSESMLQRVLHLIGMGLVEEQQHLIGSAEDHDTNFNFTLKISRPGEAPANTPSILALLETLQNAPHLEVHKDMIRWILKTVASIKTTRECTASAPPSDSSGHSQEETVRDKDKAERKRKAEMARLRREKIMAQMSEMQRHFISENKELFQQSLDELDPPPPPLWSTAPVRVIARWSVWALGGGVRAAVRGDRW
- the LOC122345544 gene encoding E3 ubiquitin-protein ligase UBR2-like isoform X1, which translates into the protein MAAAETDRDAPSALCSEFLNFSAKDTAAKWLQVSNLPKEVYQHLACYVPKIYCLGPNLNPQNEDLLAQLLLQSPLEWYLCGEEPSLGLAKLEQNNQPSQLCGHVFKVGEPTYSCRECAADPTCVLCMQCFLGSVHKEHRYRMTTSGGGGFCDCGDTEAWKKGPYCQKHEPNISDSSQKDPLANLSDEMIARTYNVFSIILKYAVDMLTWEKEDELPEGLEPPARGDTYYCMLFNDEVHTYEQVIYTLQKAVNCTQKEAVSFATTVDRDGRKSVRFGDFQFCEQAKSVIVRNTSRQTKPLRVQVMHSSVVAHQCFALKALTWLGQIIRYSDALRRILCQVGLQRGPEGENSSLVDTLMLCDSKMWKGARNVYHQLFMSSLLMDTKYKKLFAIQFAKNYERLQSDYVKDDHDREFSVTDLSVQMFTVPSLARMLITEENLMTTIIRTFMDHLRHRDLQGRFQFERYTAQQAFKFRRVQSLIGDLKYVLISRPTEWTDQLREKYLEGFDAFLELLKCMQGMDPVVRQVGQHIEMEPEWEAAFTLQMKLTHIISMMQEWCASDERVLIEAYKKCLSALTHCHSGFTDGEQPITLSMCGHSVDTIRYCVSQEKVSIHLPVSRLLAGLHALLSNTEVAYRFPEQLPLSELSPPMLIEHPLRCLVLCAQVHAGMWRRNGFSLVNQIYYYHNVKCRVEMFDKDLSMLQAGASMMDPNHFLMIMLSRFELYHIFSSADCRKRYSRENANKDVVQQNNTLIEEMLHLVIMIVGERYTAGVGQVECSDEIRREIVHQLCIRPMAHSELVKALPENENKETGMERVIDSVALFKKPGVTGRGLYKLRPECAKMFNLYFHHYSRADQSKAEEAQRKIKRQNGEDSVLPPPVLPRFCPLFASLVNILQCDVLLGILGAVLQWAMEPSGGHWSESMLQRVLHLIGMGLVEEQQHLIGSAEDHDTNFNFTLKISRPGEAPANTPSILALLETLQNAPHLEVHKDMIRWILKTVASIKTTRECTASAPPSDSSGHSQEETVRDKDKAERKRKAEMARLRREKIMAQMSEMQRHFISENKELFQQSLDELDPPPPPLWSTAPVRVIARWSVWALGGGVRAAVRGDRW